The proteins below come from a single Eucalyptus grandis isolate ANBG69807.140 chromosome 3, ASM1654582v1, whole genome shotgun sequence genomic window:
- the LOC104440118 gene encoding ethylene-responsive transcription factor ERF017, whose amino-acid sequence MTKRSEAKAAAVHEGEGARSELKFRGVRKRKWGRWVSEIRLPNSRERIWLGSYDTPEKAARAFDAAAFCLGRPAAKLNFPGSPPEISGAASLSPDEIQSAAASHANFGAVAVPARAELPRPGSPAPSPSVSASEASSVLTTESDLTLDLSFLDFLDDSGPVSGEPHIGKFPGVEEAPDVFYHMQFPSVESAGLNLDTLLASDSFPWRI is encoded by the coding sequence ATGACGAAGCGCAGCGAAGCCAAGGCAGCGGCGGTGCACGAGGGCGAGGGAGCGAGGAGCGAGCTGAAGTTCAGAGGGGTGCGGAAGAGGAAGTGGGGCAGGTGGGTCTCCGAGATCCGCCTGCCCAACAGCCGGGAGAGGATCTGGCTCGGCTCCTACGACACCCCCGAGAAGGCGGCCCGCGCCTTCGACGCCGCCGCCTTCTGCCTCGGCCGCCCCGCCGCGAAGCTCAACTTCCCCGGCAGCCCCCCGGAGATCTCCGGCGCGGCGTCCCTCTCCCCCGATGAGATCCAGTCGGCCGCGGCGAGCCACGCCAACTTTGGGGCCGTGGCCGTGCCGGCCCGGGCCGAGCTGCCCCGACCAGGATCGCCGGCCCCGTCGCCTTCGGTGTCGGCCTCGGAGGCGAGCAGCGTGCTGACGACCGAGAGCGACCTGACCCTGGACCTATCGTTCCTGGATTTTCTGGATGATTCGGGCCCGGTTTCCGGCGAGCCCCATATCGGGAAGTTCCCGGGCGTGGAGGAGGCTCCCGACGTTTTCTACCACATGCAGTTCCCGAGCGTGGAGAGCGCGGGGCTGAATCTCGATACTCTATTGGCTTCAGACAGCTTCCCGTGGCGTATCTGA